Genomic window (Capsicum annuum cultivar UCD-10X-F1 chromosome 10, UCD10Xv1.1, whole genome shotgun sequence):
TGGCTTCTTTTGTTTAGTAAAATTTAAAATGATGGGTCTTTGGTTTGCAAAACATAAACTTATGGGTCaagttttatatataaaaaaaattgaaatcacaacttgaaatttgaaattctaCTTTTTGGAGAATTTGGGATTTCAAATTATAATTTGAAATTGTAAGTTTTGTTCACATTTCATAAACAAACGCTGATTTCAAATCAAGTTTTCAAATTTGAGACACAAATCACATGGCCAAACGCCTACTAAATAAACTGTTGTTATGTCATATCTCTTAACTAACTACTCCACCTTTCACATTTTAAatatttcctttttaaaattaaaataaggaTTCTAAGGACCTCTTAGGAAACTCACCCATGATTAATCTGAAGTCCAGGTCAAAGTGGAAAACTTAATAGTGATAAAGTACATTCAATTTTACCCACACATACAAATGCATTTCATAAAAGGTAAAAAGATAAGGGAAAATCCACCAGATAACAGAAGTGAATTTGGAACCATTAGAATTCGAGATGTTTCCACAAGCTAACTATATGATCACAGCAAGAAAGCACACAAACCTTAGATTGAGCCAATTGTGTGTCACACTTAACAATTTCATTGATAAAATTCATGTGATCCACTAGATCATTCTCTGAAGGCCTGGGCTCATACACACTACAAAACAAGGATAAGATTCAGATTTCTCGATGAGAAAAACAAAATATGCTAATACACAAGATATCAATATGTGAACCTGAAAACTTTAGATAAATGATCCCACAAAGCTTTGCCAGAAGATTCTGGATTTCTTTTCAGGAAGTGCAACGAATGCACAGTGATCAAGATTGACCTAACGGTATCCTGGAAAGCCTTTCTTGGTTTTTCAAGTTTCATCCAATCGTTCTCTTTAGATAAAACTGAAATTGCTGGCTCTATGCGCGAAGAATCAATCTTCCATGTTGTGACCTGCTTATAAATCTTCTGAAGCCCATTATCAGCAGTCCCACGCAAGAAAACATGTCTTTTATTCCCATCCAAACTCTCAGTGTCATTCCACTGAAATGTTAGCTCCGCAAATGAAACAGGCTCATCCTTATCATCCACAAATTCATAGTTAGAGACAGTACTTGGGACTGCTTCAGCTTCATCATCAGAAGATGCCATTCCCACTTTCCCCTAATTCTCCGGGGCAATACCTGACTACCTGCCAATGAAATTCACAGAGtatacaaagattaagaagcacGAAGTTAAGACATGGCTCCATATAGTCGAAAACTTTTTATAAGGTAAAAGTTATATAGCAGAAAACTTTTCTAGACGAAAACGAAGCCTTCATCAATGTTGGCATGGTAAATTTCTAAAATTGAAGTTCTGCACCAATTTTAACCCAATCCTGTTATGCTTGGAAAGTATAGTTAGTAGTTAGTTAAAATTAGTCAGAGTATTGAAAGCGAGACAAGTGAAGAGAGAGACAGAATTTTGAACCCAAAGCTTTGGTGTTCTTATGACCCTTCTCTCTCTTCTTTCCCTCTCAAAATTCTGATACTGATTCACATCAACTTCCCTGTCACTCCTGTAATAAGATCTCATTAAAATAAGGGACCAAAACACGCCTGTATACAAGCACACTAGAAAAAACTATAAAAACATATGATTTCTAGTTGTAATCAAACAGTGTCCACTGATTTGAAAATAATATTGGTTTATATCGGAGTTACCTTCGAATTACTTGTTGGGATATAATAGTTGATATAAAAGCACTTTTCTGGCCCTTGTGGGTGAACAACTATAATAGACAACTCATACCACCAGACACTCACAAATTACTTCCTTACACTACCTATTGAAGGCGAAAACAAGCAAAATTAACAACTCATACCACCAGCAAACATCATAGAACAACGCGATTCACCAAAAGCATtcactttctatatatatatatatacatatacaaattcaaACTACTCTCCTACACTACCCAATAAAGGCAAAAACAAGGAAAATTAACAACTCATGCCACCATAAAATGTTGTAGAACGAAGCGATTCATCAAAAAGCACTCACTTTCTAACTGGACAATGGCAACTTAATTTATTAAAGTTCGCCCTATGCGTGGTGGTACGCAACCTTATATCCTGCATTTGTGCAAGAAGCTATTTCCACAGCTTAAACCCGTGACCTCGGGAACACAGAGTCAACTATACCAGTTAAACCCTAAGGCTACCAGTTCTTTCTAAATAGACAACCAAATCGCAAATTCAAACTACTTAACAAGCCAAAATTAACAACTCATACCAACagcctatgttgctcggactcggcGATGCGGACGCCGGCGCTGGATTCGTCTCAGAAGAAAGTTTGCTTCGTTGTCGAAAGGGAGAAACCGGCGACTGTAGTTGTTGTCGTCCTCGTCGAGAGAAAATCGGCGACTGTGATTGTTATCGTCGGCGGTAAGGTTATCGTTGCCGGAATTTCGatgggaaaagaaagagaaaactgtCTCGGcgaaaagtaaataaattattattattatactattaaAAAGGTAACCTAATTCATTTATATCTTGCGAGTGTTTGATTTTCCAAATATACTCCTTATTAAAAGAatctattttttttccatttaaaataaaatattgctaCCCCTTATCTAAAAAGTAACTAAAAGAAATTAGTATGAAAAGACCGAACCACAAAGGTTCTGCACGAGTCTATTATACTGATATTGTACACGAGTCTTAACTCTTTTGTATACATGAAAGGACTCTTTTGTATACATGAAAGGACTGGACCATAAGAGTCCACACGAGTCTATTGTTGAAATATCGGACCACAAGGATCTAGTCTTTTAACATTTATGCTATATATTAAAGGACCGGACCACAGGCGTCCCGCACGACAGTGGCGAACTAGCATATATCTAGAGGGTTCATTCAAAatcccttcgacgaaaaattatactatttatacacaattaaaattattctttatgtatatatagtatatgttgAACCCCTTCAACTTCGGCTAGTTTATGTGTACACTTTCGAATCCCCTTGATGAACATCTTGGCTCCGCCATTGCCAGATCTATCTTACATcaatcttaccttgcatttttgtaCGAAGCCATTTCCATGACTTAAACTGTAACATCCTAATCACATGAtatcaactttaccaattactcaaCGCTCCCCCTTCATCCATTTACACATGCCAAACAGAAATGGCagataaaaagtaaataacccagtGTTGAATTCATCGAATTCGCTAAAAATAGTGTAATTTTGAAAAATCCAACACACATACGACATCAAAGTGAAGAGTCCACACAACTTAGACCATCATGTTGGCAGCATTTACAAAACTAAGCTAAGAAAAACATTTTCAACAAAGAGAGAACTATTTATAATTAGAATTTATTGCTAAAGAGACCGAGTCTTCAACGTGTTCATGCAAAGTCGAAGGAACAAGACAGGCCAAAATTCCAGCAAGATTGCTTCGTCAGAACAAACGTGCAGCTCCAACTGCAGCTCCGATGTCAAAATTTGAAGATGCCAATCATCCATCACAGGCGAGTATCAGTATCGTCGCTTCCATAGCAAAAGAAAGTAGGATTGCCACCATGGTGTAGTGGCAAGTCTCGGCTACTATCCGGAGTCCTCGTTTCTGGGCTCGCTTCTAGCTGGTCCACCAAATATCGGTCTCATGTAAGTGTCATCGAACCTCCTCCAGTAGGAATGAATTGTATACACAGGTCTTTGAAACAGCATGGACAAACTATCCTTCGCGCGTAGAAGGTTGGTTGAGGCAGATTCGTCAAACGAAAGCAAAGGGAGCGTCTCTTTCGAGATAGTTGGCTCTCTATCTATATTTCTCCTTGTATTGTCGTTATGCGGAAGCAGATAGTTAATAAGTGGCTTTGTCAAGAAGCCGAAAACCTGCAACGAAACCAATGAATTTCTGGAGTTACCGGAAGCAAATAAAGGAAGAGGTGGAAAATCCGTGAGTTCGTtcaaaatcttattcaatttgtCATTAACTTACCAGTGTACTGAAGAGCACAACAATTACTGTAGTCGTAACCATTACGGCATGCACTGGATCAACCGTAACACCAGAATAAGTGAACTGCATCAAAAGTTCATATGTTTCAATATTAATCAGACATATTCGAAGATATCCATTCCGCTTCATTTCAAAACAAAGACGCGTATCTTGGGAAATGCTAAGGTACCTGTTTGAACGCCAAGGCAATAGAGACCGCGCCTCTCATAAGACCAGCCCACCAAATTACTATCTGATAAATAGCACATATGATACAACATAAAAGCGCATAATTACGACGTGATTATTTCAAGAAATAACTAGAACGTTACCTGATGTTTGAACGTAATTGATGGTGCTCGTGTAGCATGTCGGTTCAGGAAATTGGAAAAGGCGGAGAGAGGGAATACAAAAGCAGCACGCCCGATAGCTATCAAGAGGAGCACGGTACCATATATTCCCATTGAAGTCCAAACACTGCCGGCAAGACTGAGCAGTAATTAAACATTCAGACGCAAACCCAAGGCtgtttttcatgatttcagtACCATTAAGATGAACAAACGCAGACTGCATGCTATCCAACATCTCCATTCAAATCACCAAGTTAATAATCCATTCACCTTGTACATTTTTACGTCTTCACTGGCTAGTCATGTAAACTTAAGGTGATTAGAAGTTATGCATTTGTCAAATAGCTACTTAACGCAAACATTGTAAACGAGTTGATAAAGAGAGGAGCGTTGCGCCTCATGATAACAACCAAATCCTCACAAGTTTTGGTGGAAAAGCACATGGAAAGTTCCTCCAAGAGACGATGAATCTACCAAACGAGATTATAAACAAGGACTTGGAGTGGAGTGGAGTGGAGTGTCTCTATTAAGGGTCTAGTGGGAGTCACTGGGAGATCCGCAAAGTGCCAATGGCTGTCACATTTAAGTGGATTCGATGGAAAGTAAGAGTTTCATTTCCACTAAGCTTCAAAGTTAAGATGCTAATGGCTGCATCAGGCCGGATGGCCGCACCCCACAAGCACCCAACCTTCCTTTTGCTCTTCCTTCGGTTTGCCTCCACGAACGCGCTCCTCGCCTTAATGCTACACTTCGGCAGCTACGAACTAAGTTGATCATCAAATCACACACTGAGGCTAGCGAGTTCTGTGGCCCTATTGAGTGTTAATGGGAAACGAGGTTTAAAAGAGTCAGCTGTTTGTTTGCTGCTGATTCTACGTGGAGTTCTTTGGTAAGAACAGTCCCGCAAGGACATTGTTCACCAACTCAGTCAACCTGTATTAAGTTAAAAGCACTAAACATACATACGAGTTCtttaatcaaaaactcaaaagagAAGTCAGCTATACAGTTCGGTGTTTCCATATgatattattatcttattttcttcctGGGAAGGCCGCAACTCAAGTTCGAAGATGAATTGATaaccaaaaataaatcaataataactgAACGACTTTAACGTTTAGTGGAGATCTCACCTCTGTTTGCTCATTTTCCACTTCTCAATGTCCAGCGCGTCCATCCCGACGTACAAAAATATGAATGTTTCAGCAATGAAAGACATGGCTTCAAAAGCATGCCTGTGGTCCAAAGTATCCACCATCTCAATACAAAATCATACTTCTAGAAGAGCATTTCACGATAGGTTGAAAATGCAGAAAATATATGAACGACACCTTCATTCATACCTCGTAGTGATTCTTGAACTGTCGGTCACATTATGCCATGCATAGTGAGACATCAAGATTCCGGCAAAGAAGACGGTCAAAATCCCACTTAGGCTGAAAAGCTTTAAACAACGTAATCACTTCGTAAATACCATAAGAATactcaaaaaaatatgaatttggcATGGGATCtgaatatatatgaaaataagcATCAAGATAGCATGACTAAAAGATCACCAAAAAGGCAACTGAAAATGATACCGGGGGTGTGGGTGGTGGGAGTGAGGAATGAAATCGACAGAATGGAAAAAAGAACCTTAACATGAGGACACAAATTAATATCAAGAGGTAAAATTGAATCCGAGGTTATGGCATGGCCATTTACAATTTGTGACATAACGTACAAGCTAGAAGATGGATAGAGGCCTACCCAGCATAGCCTAACCAAAGGCCAAACAACGAAACCAGCTTTTACCCTCACCcaacctaagttgctcggactctccaaaaatcttgccgcacccgtgtcagatccttcaaaattacactatttttgaaggatccgacacacacCCGTCGACATtcttgaagagtccaagcaacatagcaCCCAACTGCAGAAAGGTGAAATAATCTGTGCGT
Coding sequences:
- the LOC107845025 gene encoding sodium/hydrogen exchanger 4 isoform X3, coding for MRDIQISRVPMRMRKQKKVYPKDTHDKGLISGTIILLISKGKSSHILRFNEELFFIYLLPPIIFNAGFQVKKKQFFHNFLTIMSFGVIGVFISSSIITAGSWWLFPKFNFNGLTVRDYLGIGAIFSSTDTVCTLQVLHQDETPLLYSLVFGEGVVNDATSVVLFNAVQKIDVDRFNGWSAFHVFLDFLYLFSTSTALGVSAGLLTSYILRGLYFGRHSSVREVSLMLLMAYLSYMLAELFSLSGILTVFFAGILMSHYAWHNVTDSSRITTRHAFEAMSFIAETFIFLYVGMDALDIEKWKMSKQSLAGSVWTSMGIYGTVLLLIAIGRAAFVFPLSAFSNFLNRHATRAPSITFKHQIVIWWAGLMRGAVSIALAFKQFTYSGVTVDPVHAVMVTTTVIVVLFSTLVFGFLTKPLINYLLPHNDNTRRNIDREPTISKETLPLLSFDESASTNLLRAKDSLSMLFQRPVYTIHSYWRRFDDTYMRPIFGGPARSEPRNEDSG
- the LOC107845025 gene encoding sodium/hydrogen exchanger 4 isoform X1; amino-acid sequence: MGIFDYVSDDIGNGSSHKMVVPITVFVAILCLCLVIGHLLEENRWVNESITAIIIGLISGTIILLISKGKSSHILRFNEELFFIYLLPPIIFNAGFQVKKKQFFHNFLTIMSFGVIGVFISSSIITAGSWWLFPKFNFNGLTVRDYLGIGAIFSSTDTVCTLQVLHQDETPLLYSLVFGEGVVNDATSVVLFNAVQKIDVDRFNGWSAFHVFLDFLYLFSTSTALGVSAGLLTSYILRGLYFGRHSSVREVSLMLLMAYLSYMLAELFSLSGILTVFFAGILMSHYAWHNVTDSSRITTRHAFEAMSFIAETFIFLYVGMDALDIEKWKMSKQSLAGSVWTSMGIYGTVLLLIAIGRAAFVFPLSAFSNFLNRHATRAPSITFKHQIVIWWAGLMRGAVSIALAFKQFTYSGVTVDPVHAVMVTTTVIVVLFSTLVFGFLTKPLINYLLPHNDNTRRNIDREPTISKETLPLLSFDESASTNLLRAKDSLSMLFQRPVYTIHSYWRRFDDTYMRPIFGGPARSEPRNEDSG
- the LOC107845024 gene encoding protein ENHANCED DOWNY MILDEW 2 (The sequence of the model RefSeq protein was modified relative to this genomic sequence to represent the inferred CDS: added 197 bases not found in genome assembly); amino-acid sequence: MASSDDEAEAVPSTVSNYEFVDDKDEPVSFAELTFQWNDTESLDGNKRHVFLRGTADNGLQKIYKQVTTWKIDSSRIEPAISVLSKENDWMKLEKPRKAFQDTVRSILITVHSLHFLKRNPESSGKALWDHLSKVFSVYEPRPSENDLVDHMNFINEIVKCDTQLAQSKVLLTFLEAKPKKKKMVDEVGSISEFIVDDIIDDDEEEEGDLISWQAVLMVFGCGLVIGLSIIYIMLS